The DNA region GGCATCAATAGAACAGTGGCTTCAGGCAGAAGCTCAAAACTTTGGCCCTCCCAGCTCTGCACTTGTCTTTCAGCTGGCATTCGTTCCTCATCTCAGCCATCTAGGTGTTCGTCAGGACCATGCTGTTATCGCTGAAAATGAGGATAAACTGAAGCAGATCCTTGATGTTTATGATGAAATACTCTCGAAGAACGAATACCTGGCTGGTGATGAATTCACCTTGGCTGACCTTTCCCACCTTCCAAACTCGCATTATATCGTTAATACTGAAAGAGGAAGGAAGCTCTTCACTAACAAGAAGAATGTGGCAAAGTGGTATGACAAAATCTCGAAGCGCGAGACATGGGCGCAGGTCGTCAAGATGCAGAAGGAGCATCCCGGTGCATTCGAGTAATGGCTTAATTTGGCAAGCAACGAATTTATCTTGAATGGCTTCATTGTTTGTGTCAGTCTGGCTTCTACAGTGCAGTGTTCTTTAGTGACCCATTGTTTCGCCCATCAGCGTTCTCGTGTCAACCAAAATATTGTGAGGCCCTATTGTGCTGTATGATCTTTTTTGTTTTGAAACACGTTTACCTCCATGTGTCGACTGATCCCAGATTAATAAAATTGTCCCTTTTTCCTACATTTTGTTTTTGTGAATTATTGCCTGTTACTCCCATGCTCCAATTGTCATCACATAGGACCTCAGTCTTTTACCTTGTGATGTGTGCTCAATCTTTCACTGATGATGTCGAGAAATGTAGTAGAAAGTCCGTTGTAACTCCCGTCAGTTGGGATTCCTTTTGTTTTGATAAATCAAATGCCTAGTCTGATGCCCCTTTGATTTGATCGGATGCTGCCATGCAGCATCAAGTTTGAGTGCTTTTGATGATTCGAAGTACAAGGAGGATTTTGAACTCGAACGTACTTGCAAGATACCAAAGTAAAAGAAGCGCATTGTCTGCTTGACTAAAGGCCACTTTTGCAGATGTTTGTGGAA from Panicum hallii strain FIL2 chromosome 9, PHallii_v3.1, whole genome shotgun sequence includes:
- the LOC112875835 gene encoding glutathione S-transferase F8, chloroplastic-like, which gives rise to MAAGLQVFGQPASTDVARVLTCLFEKKLEFELVRIDTFKTHHKLPEFIRLRDPNGQVTFKHGDKTLVDSRDICRYVCNQFPNDGNKTLYGSGALERASIEQWLQAEAQNFGPPSSALVFQLAFVPHLSHLGVRQDHAVIAENEDKLKQILDVYDEILSKNEYLAGDEFTLADLSHLPNSHYIVNTERGRKLFTNKKNVAKWYDKISKRETWAQVVKMQKEHPGAFE